Genomic window (Thiosulfatimonas sediminis):
CTTCCGGGCTGACTAGGTCGCCGACATCCATTTGGCGTTCACCGATAATGCCGCCGATTTCCGCTTTAATAAGCGTGTCGTCCAAGTCGATTTGCGCGGCGAGCAATTGTGCTTTGGCGGCATCGCGGTCGGCTTGCGAAGTTTGCCATGCGGTGAAAGCGTCATCGACATCCTGGACACTGACCGAACCCTGTTTATGTAGGCGATTGATACGCTCGTAGTTGATTTTGTTCTGATTGACTTGAATTTCGCTGCTTTTCAAGCGTGCTTTGGCTTGCTCCACCGCGGCCACATAACGACGGTCGTCGATTTGATACAGTTTGTCGCCGGCTTTAACCGTTTGCCCTTCTTGGTAAAATTGCTTCTCGATAATTCCGCTGACACGGGCATGCACCTGTACGCTCTTGCTTGCTGCCAATTGTGCCGGATAGCGGGTCTGGTAAGGGAAATTCTGCGCTTGCACGACGTCTACCTGTACCGGCATGGCGGGTTGCTTGTGTTGCGCCTGCTCGTCTTCGGCGGCAAAAGCGGTTGGCGTATAGACCGCGGATAGGAGAAATGTGCACAGAAGAAGGTGAAGAAAAGGTCGATTTGCGTTTTTCATTGTTAAAGCCCATCCACAGAGGTTGTTTCTTTTAAAAGTTTCTATTGTAGTTAAAAAAGTGTAGTTGTCACTACTCTTTTAGATTAATCGATTATGATTGTCTGTAATGTTTCACCAAACCGAGCAACCTGCTGCCAGAGCGCTTTGCAGTATAATGCGCGGGTTGATAATATTTTTTGTTTATCGGTGTCGTGGGCACTGTCTGTTAAGGTGATTGAATGAGCAAAGTTGATCAGAAAAGTACACTGACGGACTCCCTGCAGCCGCCGCGTGCAGTGACCACCAATAAACGTGGTTTGGCGCGTCAGCAAAAATTGCTTGAGGTGGCGCAAAAACATTTTTTTGCCAATGGTTACGCCGGTGCGAACGTCAATGAAATCGTGCGAGAGGCGGGGGGGTCGTTGAATACTTTGTATCGTCATTTCGGCAATAAATTGGGGCTTTTTGAAGCGGTAATGCAAAACAAGGCCAATCAGCTTTTTTCACCGTTTTCGCACACAGATTTCTGGCAGGCAGATATGAAAAACAATCTGCTTGAATTTGGCCGCGCGGTGCAAAATGTTGCTTTGTCGCCAGATGGTTTAGCCATTCACCGTTTAGTTTCCAGTGAAAACAATCTGGAACAGGGTGAAATTCAGGAGCTGTTTTATACACTTGGCCCTAAGACAGCGATCACCATTTTGGGTGACTATCTGCAAGATTTACAAGCGCACGGACGGATTCAAATGAATGATTGCTATCTGGCCGCGGCGCAGTTTCTCGACATGATTAAAGGGCCGTTTTTCTATCCTGCATTGTTTGGTCAAATGCCAGATGAAGCAGCGATGGAAATCGCCCTACAACAGGCGGTTGAACTGTTTCTTAATGGTTGCGCTCGCCGCTGAACCTGCCGGCAAAAGTTTCCTGATGTTAGCAATGTTTCACGTGAAATCCATCTATCGGCAAGTTAGCCTCGTCTCAGTCTGCGTCAATTACTGACGAATGCCTTCAATATCAAGTGTCATAAATACCTCGGTTGAGGCGGGACCTAAATCGTAGGTAATGCCGAAATCGGCGAGTTTAAACTGGGTTGTACCGCTGAAGCCTGCGCGATAGCCGCCCCAAGGGTCTTTGCCCTCGCCGATTTTTTCAGCATCAATCGTCATTTTTTTCGTCACGCCGTTCAATGTTAAATTCCCGTTCACTTTAATCCCCGAAGCACTCTCCACGATGGA
Coding sequences:
- a CDS encoding efflux RND transporter periplasmic adaptor subunit, which codes for MKNANRPFLHLLLCTFLLSAVYTPTAFAAEDEQAQHKQPAMPVQVDVVQAQNFPYQTRYPAQLAASKSVQVHARVSGIIEKQFYQEGQTVKAGDKLYQIDDRRYVAAVEQAKARLKSSEIQVNQNKINYERINRLHKQGSVSVQDVDDAFTAWQTSQADRDAAKAQLLAAQIDLDDTLIKAEIGGIIGERQMDVGDLVSPEAGITLLNTITNTDPLYANFAIADSERQTLYTQADAGLVNIFPQPRVALLNAQGEVSAAGKIEFIDAQLDAQTASQMIRASFNNDKQRLLPGQYVRLQVTLGEWREMLSVPEAAIMQVGAQAFVYVAENGTAQMKPVQLAAQFDKRWLVKSGLKAGDQVIVGNLIKLRPQTPVSVLPPANDVQPAGGK
- a CDS encoding TetR/AcrR family transcriptional regulator, whose amino-acid sequence is MSKVDQKSTLTDSLQPPRAVTTNKRGLARQQKLLEVAQKHFFANGYAGANVNEIVREAGGSLNTLYRHFGNKLGLFEAVMQNKANQLFSPFSHTDFWQADMKNNLLEFGRAVQNVALSPDGLAIHRLVSSENNLEQGEIQELFYTLGPKTAITILGDYLQDLQAHGRIQMNDCYLAAAQFLDMIKGPFFYPALFGQMPDEAAMEIALQQAVELFLNGCARR